One Curtobacterium sp. MCLR17_007 DNA window includes the following coding sequences:
- a CDS encoding glycoside hydrolase family 2 TIM barrel-domain containing protein: MTNAAIDDLHATTPGSASRLAPRAWLHTDAPALSLNGEWDFRWSPVADVPLPGADADWGTIPVPAHWVLHGHGSPSYTNLQYPFPIDPPHPPEENPTGDYRRTFAVPTTFDAAGRVLLRFDGVESHFRVWLNDALVGWSTGSRLATEFDVTELLRPGTNELRVRVHQWSAASYLEDQDQWWLPGIFRDVTLLARPTAPIDDVFVRAGWTATLGDAASAGTAASGRPSTGTGTISFPTLDAVFPVRFAVPDLGVDVTWASTDDVQPIAVEGVDPWSAELPRLYDATLSSGTDAGGTAGGETVTLRLGFRSVRIEGDRFLVNGERVVFHGVNRHETHPERGRVFDEAHARADMALMKRNNVNAIRTSHYPPHPRVLDLADELGFWVILECDLETHGFLFVGWQGNPSDDPAWEDAYLDRIARTVERDKNHASIVMWSLGNESGTGRNLAAMSNWVHRRDDERPVHYEGDYTGEYTDVYSRMYPTLQETESIGGGTATPLLGCGPAEAARQRSKPFIHCEYVHAMGNGPGQIAEYEALVDRYPRLHGGFVWEWRDHGLLTHTPDGTPFYGYGGDFHEVVHDGNFVMDGLVLPDDTPTPGLAEFAAVVAPIRMSLGTTTVLVENRFHSASTAGLRFRWTLSRNGVVEHEGRLAPGVVAARESATVPVPTEVLEAAAGPIAPGEELWLDVVAELAGPTAWADTGHVVARAQTLVASREAEAPRASRQGWDGDRLGDATFTERGDLSSWKGQDVAGPRLELWRAPTDNDRLASQGGYETADPVLTHGVGDPSAPASATKWLAHGLDRLTHRLVHVERSEHGLVQRVRVAAANSGAGVDVTHRWTLTDDGLLLDTTAVPFGEWGITWPRIGVRIDLPASLVDESAEWFGTGPLESYADSSHAAHVGVFGSPVSLLTANYSRPQESGHRPDLRTLRVGPFTVSSVGARRTGFTLTPWTAQQVARAGHPYELPTPDATYLYLDAAQHGLGSRACGLDVLPEHQLWPATTAWTVLLG; the protein is encoded by the coding sequence TTGACCAACGCCGCCATCGACGACCTGCACGCCACCACGCCGGGTTCGGCGTCCCGACTGGCACCCCGTGCCTGGTTGCACACGGACGCTCCCGCCCTGTCACTGAACGGGGAGTGGGACTTCCGCTGGTCGCCGGTGGCGGACGTCCCGCTGCCGGGCGCCGACGCCGACTGGGGCACGATCCCGGTGCCGGCGCACTGGGTGCTCCACGGGCACGGCTCGCCGAGCTACACGAACCTGCAGTACCCGTTCCCGATCGACCCGCCACACCCGCCGGAGGAGAACCCGACCGGCGACTACCGGCGCACGTTCGCGGTCCCGACGACGTTCGACGCCGCCGGCCGGGTGCTGCTGCGCTTCGACGGGGTCGAGTCGCACTTCCGGGTGTGGCTGAACGACGCGCTCGTCGGGTGGAGCACCGGGTCGCGTCTGGCGACCGAGTTCGACGTGACCGAGCTGCTGCGGCCCGGGACGAACGAGCTCCGCGTCCGGGTGCACCAGTGGTCGGCGGCCTCGTACCTCGAGGACCAGGACCAGTGGTGGCTCCCTGGCATCTTCCGCGACGTCACGCTGCTCGCACGGCCCACGGCGCCGATCGACGACGTCTTCGTGCGCGCCGGCTGGACCGCCACGCTCGGTGACGCCGCCTCGGCGGGCACCGCGGCCTCGGGTCGTCCGTCCACCGGGACCGGCACGATCTCGTTCCCCACGCTCGACGCGGTGTTCCCGGTGCGGTTCGCCGTGCCGGACCTGGGCGTCGACGTGACCTGGGCGTCGACCGACGACGTGCAGCCGATCGCGGTCGAGGGCGTCGACCCGTGGAGCGCCGAGCTGCCGCGGCTGTACGACGCGACGCTGTCCTCGGGCACCGACGCGGGCGGCACCGCAGGCGGGGAGACCGTCACCCTGCGGCTCGGGTTCCGCAGCGTCCGCATCGAGGGCGACCGGTTCCTGGTCAACGGCGAGCGCGTCGTGTTCCACGGTGTGAACCGCCACGAGACCCACCCGGAGCGCGGTCGCGTGTTCGACGAGGCCCATGCCCGTGCGGACATGGCGCTGATGAAGCGCAACAACGTCAACGCGATCCGGACCTCGCACTACCCGCCGCACCCACGCGTGCTGGACCTGGCGGACGAGCTCGGCTTCTGGGTCATCCTGGAGTGCGACCTCGAGACCCACGGGTTCCTGTTCGTCGGGTGGCAGGGCAACCCCTCCGACGACCCCGCGTGGGAGGACGCCTACCTCGACCGCATCGCGCGCACCGTCGAGCGGGACAAGAACCACGCGTCCATCGTGATGTGGTCCCTCGGCAACGAGTCCGGCACCGGGCGCAACCTGGCCGCGATGTCGAACTGGGTACACCGCCGCGACGACGAGCGCCCCGTCCACTACGAGGGCGACTACACGGGCGAGTACACCGACGTGTACTCGCGGATGTACCCGACGCTGCAGGAGACCGAGTCGATCGGCGGCGGCACTGCGACCCCGCTGCTCGGGTGCGGTCCGGCCGAGGCGGCCCGGCAGCGCTCGAAGCCGTTCATCCACTGCGAGTACGTGCACGCGATGGGCAACGGCCCCGGACAGATCGCCGAGTACGAGGCCCTGGTTGATCGGTACCCGCGCCTGCACGGCGGCTTCGTGTGGGAGTGGCGCGACCACGGCCTGCTCACCCACACGCCCGACGGCACGCCCTTCTACGGGTACGGCGGCGACTTCCACGAAGTCGTCCACGACGGCAACTTCGTGATGGACGGCCTGGTGCTGCCCGACGACACCCCGACGCCGGGGCTGGCGGAGTTCGCGGCCGTCGTGGCCCCGATCCGGATGTCGCTCGGCACGACGACGGTCCTGGTCGAGAACCGCTTCCACTCGGCGTCAACCGCCGGGCTGCGGTTCCGGTGGACCCTGTCGCGCAACGGCGTCGTCGAGCACGAGGGACGGCTCGCCCCCGGGGTCGTCGCCGCGCGGGAGTCGGCCACCGTGCCGGTCCCGACCGAGGTGCTCGAGGCCGCAGCCGGGCCGATCGCGCCCGGGGAGGAGCTCTGGCTCGACGTCGTCGCGGAGCTCGCCGGGCCGACGGCCTGGGCGGACACCGGCCACGTCGTCGCGCGCGCCCAGACGCTCGTCGCGTCGCGCGAGGCGGAGGCCCCACGCGCCTCCCGGCAGGGCTGGGACGGCGACCGCCTGGGCGACGCGACCTTCACCGAGCGCGGGGACCTGTCCAGCTGGAAGGGACAGGACGTGGCGGGCCCCCGTCTGGAGCTCTGGCGTGCACCGACCGACAACGACCGGCTCGCGTCCCAGGGCGGCTACGAGACCGCCGACCCGGTGCTGACGCACGGCGTCGGCGACCCGTCCGCGCCGGCATCCGCGACGAAGTGGCTCGCGCACGGGCTCGACCGGTTGACGCACCGTCTGGTGCACGTCGAACGGTCCGAGCACGGGCTGGTGCAGCGCGTCCGCGTCGCGGCGGCGAACAGCGGTGCCGGTGTGGACGTGACGCACCGGTGGACGCTGACCGACGACGGGCTGCTGCTCGACACCACGGCCGTCCCGTTCGGCGAGTGGGGCATCACCTGGCCGCGGATCGGTGTCCGCATCGACCTGCCGGCGTCCCTGGTGGACGAGTCGGCGGAGTGGTTCGGGACGGGGCCGCTCGAGTCGTACGCGGACTCGTCGCACGCGGCGCACGTCGGCGTCTTCGGATCACCGGTGTCGCTGCTGACGGCGAACTACTCGCGACCGCAGGAGTCCGGGCACCGACCGGACCTCCGTACGCTGCGGGTCGGTCCGTTCACGGTGTCGTCCGTCGGCGCGCGGCGGACCGGGTTCACGCTGACTCCGTGGACCGCGCAGCAGGTCGCCCGGGCCGGCCACCCGTACGAGCTGCCGACGCCGGACGCCACCTACCTGTACCTCGACGCCGCGCAGCACGGCCTGGGCTCGCGTGCGTGCGGTCTGGACGTGCTGCCGGAGCACCAGCTCTGGCCGGCGACGACGGCGTGGACGGTGCTCCTGGGCTGA
- a CDS encoding carbohydrate ABC transporter permease, producing the protein MTSEAIQAPATAQSAPPVDTTSISSHQRRRLDRSGKSQIVVTGILVIVAIYFLVPLYWVVIAATKTTGALFATNGFWFGGDFALFSNLQQVFTYDGGIFVRWIANSILYSGVGAVLATYFAAAGGYALAKYEFRGRQLVFGTILGGVLVPGTATALPLFLLFSTMGLTDTYWSVLIPSLVSPFGLFLCRVYAAASVDTALMESARLDGASELRIFHTIVLRQLTPALVTVFLFQVVGIWNNFFLPLIMLADQKLYPITLGLNNWRAQVDRLPEFYQLTTGGVLVSVIPLVIAIIVLQRFWRGGLTEGSVKG; encoded by the coding sequence ATGACCAGTGAAGCGATCCAGGCGCCAGCGACCGCGCAGAGCGCGCCGCCCGTCGACACCACGTCGATCTCGTCGCACCAGCGCCGCCGACTCGACCGCTCCGGCAAGTCGCAGATCGTGGTGACGGGGATCCTGGTCATCGTCGCGATCTACTTCCTGGTGCCGCTGTACTGGGTGGTCATCGCCGCCACGAAGACGACCGGCGCGCTGTTCGCGACGAACGGCTTCTGGTTCGGCGGCGACTTCGCCCTGTTCAGCAACCTCCAGCAGGTGTTCACGTACGACGGCGGGATCTTCGTCCGCTGGATCGCGAACAGCATCCTGTACTCGGGCGTCGGTGCGGTCCTGGCGACGTACTTCGCCGCCGCCGGCGGGTACGCCCTGGCCAAGTACGAGTTCCGCGGACGACAGCTGGTGTTCGGGACGATCCTCGGCGGTGTGCTCGTGCCGGGCACGGCGACGGCGCTGCCGCTGTTCCTGCTGTTCTCGACGATGGGCCTGACCGACACGTACTGGAGCGTGCTCATCCCGAGCCTGGTCTCGCCGTTCGGCCTGTTCCTGTGCCGGGTGTACGCGGCGGCCTCGGTCGACACGGCGCTCATGGAGTCCGCTCGACTCGACGGTGCCAGTGAGCTGCGGATCTTCCACACCATCGTGCTGCGGCAGCTGACCCCGGCGCTGGTGACCGTGTTCCTGTTCCAGGTCGTCGGCATCTGGAACAACTTCTTCCTGCCGCTGATCATGCTGGCGGACCAGAAGCTGTACCCGATCACACTGGGACTCAACAACTGGCGGGCCCAGGTCGACCGACTGCCGGAGTTCTACCAGCTCACCACCGGCGGGGTGCTCGTCTCGGTCATCCCGCTCGTCATCGCCATCATCGTCCTGCAGCGCTTCTGGCGCGGGGGCCTCACGGAAGGATCGGTCAAGGGTTGA
- a CDS encoding sugar ABC transporter permease: MTQDTATKPTFRTGTKATRAQQRAPWVLLAPFLALFVLTFIIPIISALFQSFTTVDRKGLFGEDGVTGRFAGFDNYVTALNDSGFVASIGRMLLFGIVQVPVMIIACTILALLLESASARWPGFFRAIYFMPYGVPGVIATILWSFLYVPGLSPIVSLLQSMGLQPDFLGANSVLWSIANIVTWTYTGYNMLIIVAQLKSIPGEVYEAAKMDGAGPFQVAWRIQIPLIAPALVLTTVFSIIGTLQLFAEPQILSTVAPAIDTEYTPNYAAYTNAFAFNEYGVASAQAVIIALAAFILSFAFLALTNRAPKNERDQRKRARRDGQEARRALQTRASAVRPVTNQADQGLPARSGQQHGTQGAEA, from the coding sequence ATGACCCAGGACACGGCGACCAAGCCGACCTTCCGCACCGGCACCAAGGCCACGCGCGCGCAGCAGCGTGCACCGTGGGTGCTGCTCGCGCCGTTCCTGGCGCTCTTCGTGCTGACGTTCATCATCCCGATCATCAGCGCCCTGTTCCAGAGCTTCACCACCGTCGACCGCAAGGGCCTGTTCGGCGAGGACGGCGTGACGGGCCGGTTCGCCGGGTTCGACAACTACGTCACCGCGCTCAACGACTCGGGCTTCGTCGCCTCGATCGGCCGCATGCTGCTGTTCGGCATCGTCCAGGTGCCGGTGATGATCATCGCGTGCACCATCCTGGCGCTGCTGCTCGAGTCGGCGAGCGCCCGCTGGCCGGGCTTCTTCCGGGCGATCTACTTCATGCCGTACGGGGTCCCGGGCGTCATCGCGACGATCCTCTGGTCGTTCCTGTACGTGCCCGGGCTGTCCCCGATCGTGTCGCTGCTGCAGTCGATGGGGCTGCAGCCGGACTTCCTCGGCGCCAACAGCGTGCTGTGGTCGATCGCGAACATCGTCACGTGGACGTACACCGGCTACAACATGCTCATCATCGTGGCGCAGCTGAAGTCGATCCCCGGCGAGGTCTACGAGGCCGCCAAGATGGACGGCGCCGGCCCGTTCCAGGTCGCGTGGCGCATCCAGATCCCGCTGATCGCACCCGCGCTGGTGCTGACGACGGTGTTCTCGATCATCGGCACCCTGCAGCTCTTCGCCGAGCCACAGATCCTGTCGACGGTCGCCCCGGCGATCGACACCGAGTACACGCCGAACTACGCCGCGTACACGAACGCGTTCGCGTTCAACGAGTACGGCGTCGCGAGTGCACAGGCGGTCATCATCGCCCTGGCCGCCTTCATCCTGTCGTTCGCGTTCCTGGCGCTGACGAACCGGGCACCGAAGAACGAGCGCGACCAGCGCAAGCGGGCCAGGCGGGACGGCCAGGAGGCCCGGCGCGCGCTCCAGACGCGCGCATCCGCCGTCCGTCCGGTCACCAACCAAGCCGACCAGGGCCTCCCGGCCAGGTCCGGTCAGCAGCACGGAACGCAGGGGGCGGAAGCATGA
- a CDS encoding extracellular solute-binding protein, with protein MTPTNTRGPLTRRQLFGFGIGAAATGLLAGCAVPGSTNVNKAALVPAAAGGETVTLTYWAWLKDLQKVCDVWNAKNPRIQVQANWIPGGNSGGYQKMYSALAAGGGPDIGQVELRQIPEFMLANGLVDLARYGAKDFQSKYDEAAWAQVEFVDGVYGIPQDTGPMGFYYQTAILEQAGGEPPSTWDEWKVLSDKVRKTGKQNYLEVFPVADASPFAAYAQQAGARWFKVDGDEWVVDMTDDATLKVADFFDGCIDDDLVDTSAGAYSPGWYAACASGRIAAVTSASWGDALIESIQGGKGKWKVAPMQKWDASGFGSSAIGGSSAAVLANAKHPKEALEFITWMTTSKDGIDAMIKYCGIGWSPATDYIGAQREKPSAWFSGQNYNEDVFVPAAKEQNVDWSWSPVTQSAFTSLQNQFRRKITGNLKLSDAVELAQAEIVQSFKDKGLSVRTAR; from the coding sequence ATGACGCCCACGAACACACGAGGACCCCTGACGAGACGACAGCTGTTCGGCTTCGGGATCGGCGCTGCGGCGACCGGTCTGCTGGCCGGCTGTGCGGTCCCGGGGTCGACCAACGTCAACAAGGCCGCGCTCGTGCCGGCCGCAGCGGGCGGCGAGACCGTCACGCTGACCTACTGGGCCTGGCTCAAGGACCTGCAGAAGGTCTGCGATGTCTGGAACGCGAAGAACCCGAGGATCCAGGTGCAGGCCAACTGGATCCCCGGTGGCAACTCCGGCGGGTACCAGAAGATGTACTCCGCGCTCGCGGCCGGCGGCGGCCCCGACATCGGGCAGGTCGAGCTCCGGCAGATCCCCGAGTTCATGCTGGCCAACGGCCTGGTCGACCTGGCCCGCTACGGCGCGAAGGACTTCCAGTCGAAGTACGACGAGGCCGCCTGGGCCCAGGTCGAGTTCGTCGACGGCGTCTACGGCATCCCGCAGGACACCGGCCCCATGGGGTTCTACTACCAGACCGCGATCCTCGAGCAGGCCGGCGGCGAACCCCCGTCGACGTGGGACGAGTGGAAGGTGCTGTCCGACAAGGTCCGGAAGACGGGCAAGCAGAACTACCTCGAGGTGTTCCCGGTCGCAGACGCCTCGCCCTTCGCCGCCTACGCCCAGCAGGCCGGCGCCCGGTGGTTCAAGGTCGACGGTGACGAGTGGGTCGTGGACATGACCGACGACGCCACGCTGAAGGTCGCCGACTTCTTCGACGGCTGCATCGACGACGACCTGGTCGACACCAGCGCCGGCGCCTACTCCCCCGGCTGGTACGCCGCGTGCGCCAGCGGCCGGATCGCCGCGGTGACGAGCGCGAGCTGGGGCGACGCCCTGATCGAGTCGATCCAGGGTGGCAAGGGCAAGTGGAAGGTCGCCCCCATGCAGAAGTGGGACGCGTCCGGCTTCGGCTCGAGCGCGATCGGCGGCTCGAGCGCCGCGGTCCTGGCGAACGCGAAGCACCCGAAGGAAGCCCTCGAGTTCATCACCTGGATGACGACCTCGAAGGACGGCATCGACGCGATGATCAAGTACTGCGGCATCGGCTGGTCCCCCGCGACGGACTACATCGGCGCCCAGCGCGAGAAGCCCTCCGCGTGGTTCTCCGGCCAGAACTACAACGAGGACGTCTTCGTCCCCGCGGCCAAGGAGCAGAACGTCGACTGGTCGTGGTCGCCCGTGACGCAGTCGGCGTTCACGTCGCTGCAGAACCAGTTCCGCCGCAAGATCACCGGCAACCTCAAGCTCTCGGACGCCGTCGAGCTGGCCCAGGCCGAGATCGTCCAGTCCTTCAAGGACAAGGGCCTCAGCGTCAGGACGGCACGATGA
- a CDS encoding Vms1/Ankzf1 family peptidyl-tRNA hydrolase: MTSTNATNELHRTLGHRLERGGTWAWAYVDASGNVEDPRRQAALKLRGVEESLRASGSDTTAVDVIAGELEDTPGVPSPVARYVLVHDGELVLSEVLPGPMQASESIGAGAVPDLVPLVAHRPIELPFLVVQVGKDGGGYRAFKLGHPATADDEVRVDGETFDQHKVKGGFGDWKQPRWQSRTEEVWRQNTAEVATAIDKAVARLSPALIVVAGDSQARPMLLEKLSAEARKLVSEVPGGGFDETVLGDHTRVALARVIATHRHDLEDLLRTHVGRGDNQAVTGLGPVVEALQQAQGATIALDAVAIGDRTLLALGSAPWVATAPEQAAGVPVIGPVPAVCALVRAAVLTDAELVLVNAASLPGGAAAAALLRWPVGPTVPA, from the coding sequence ATGACGTCGACGAACGCCACGAACGAACTGCACCGGACCCTGGGCCATCGTCTGGAGCGCGGGGGGACCTGGGCCTGGGCCTACGTCGACGCCTCCGGGAACGTCGAGGACCCGCGCCGGCAGGCCGCACTGAAGCTCCGCGGTGTCGAGGAGTCGCTCCGGGCCTCCGGGTCGGACACCACCGCCGTCGACGTCATCGCCGGAGAGCTCGAGGACACCCCCGGGGTGCCGTCGCCCGTCGCGCGGTACGTGCTCGTGCACGACGGCGAACTCGTGCTCAGCGAGGTCCTGCCCGGGCCGATGCAGGCGTCCGAGTCCATCGGCGCCGGGGCCGTCCCCGACCTGGTGCCGCTCGTCGCGCACCGACCGATCGAGCTGCCCTTCCTGGTCGTCCAGGTCGGCAAGGACGGCGGCGGCTACCGCGCGTTCAAGCTCGGGCACCCCGCGACCGCCGACGACGAGGTGCGGGTCGACGGCGAGACCTTCGACCAGCACAAGGTCAAGGGCGGGTTCGGCGACTGGAAGCAGCCGCGGTGGCAGAGTCGGACCGAGGAGGTCTGGCGCCAGAACACGGCCGAGGTCGCCACGGCGATCGACAAGGCCGTCGCCCGGTTGAGCCCGGCGCTCATCGTGGTGGCCGGCGACTCGCAGGCCCGACCGATGCTGCTCGAGAAGCTGTCCGCCGAGGCGCGGAAGCTCGTCAGCGAGGTCCCCGGCGGCGGGTTCGACGAGACCGTCCTCGGCGACCACACCCGCGTCGCCCTGGCCCGGGTCATCGCCACGCACCGCCACGACCTCGAGGACCTGCTCCGCACCCACGTCGGGCGCGGTGACAACCAGGCCGTCACCGGGCTGGGCCCCGTCGTCGAGGCGCTGCAGCAGGCCCAGGGCGCGACGATCGCCCTCGACGCGGTGGCCATCGGCGACCGCACGCTGCTGGCACTCGGGTCCGCGCCGTGGGTCGCGACCGCGCCCGAACAGGCCGCCGGCGTCCCGGTGATCGGCCCCGTGCCCGCCGTGTGTGCGCTGGTGCGTGCCGCGGTGCTGACGGACGCCGAGCTCGTGCTCGTCAACGCGGCGTCGTTGCCCGGGGGTGCGGCTGCAGCGGCGCTGCTGCGGTGGCCGGTGGGCCCGACCGTGCCGGCCTGA
- a CDS encoding MFS transporter produces MLALGVAAQAAGTLVVSAPALLIPYLHAQGTPLALAGVLAAAPTFGMVLTLIAWGALTDRVGERVVIAGGLVLTTLAVVAAWVAAGDPVLLGLAFLAAGMTSASTNAASGRVVVGWFPKERRGLAMGIRQMSQPLGVTLAAVTVPQFAEASGIRAALVLPVVLCAVLAVLCAIGIANPPRLARGSAPAAATANPYRTNGFLWRVHAVSVLLVVPQFTLSTYGLVWLVGLGWSTPAAGLLVGASQFVGAIGRILVGGWSDRVGSRVGPLRIVAVSAAVVMAVLAAVDATHLAGAAVFLVVATSVTVADNGLAYTSVAEAAGPFWSGRALGAQNTGQFLAASAVGPGIGALVGALGFAASFGIVAVLPLLALPLVPRADRSHD; encoded by the coding sequence ATGCTCGCGCTCGGCGTCGCGGCCCAGGCAGCGGGCACGCTCGTCGTCTCGGCGCCGGCACTGCTCATCCCCTACCTGCACGCCCAGGGCACCCCGCTCGCCCTGGCCGGCGTGCTCGCCGCGGCGCCGACGTTCGGCATGGTGCTGACGCTCATCGCCTGGGGCGCGCTGACCGACCGGGTCGGCGAGCGCGTCGTCATCGCCGGCGGCCTGGTGCTGACCACCCTGGCGGTCGTCGCGGCGTGGGTCGCCGCCGGTGATCCGGTCCTGCTCGGACTGGCCTTCCTGGCCGCCGGCATGACGAGCGCCTCGACGAACGCCGCCAGTGGTCGCGTGGTCGTGGGGTGGTTCCCGAAGGAGCGTCGCGGCCTGGCGATGGGGATCAGGCAGATGTCGCAGCCGCTCGGGGTCACGCTGGCGGCGGTCACCGTGCCGCAGTTCGCCGAGGCGTCGGGCATCCGGGCCGCGCTCGTGCTGCCGGTGGTGCTCTGCGCGGTGCTCGCGGTGCTGTGCGCGATCGGCATCGCGAACCCGCCTCGGCTCGCTCGCGGGAGCGCGCCGGCGGCGGCCACGGCGAACCCCTACCGGACGAACGGCTTCCTGTGGCGGGTGCACGCCGTGTCGGTCCTGCTCGTGGTCCCGCAGTTCACGCTGTCGACCTACGGCCTGGTCTGGCTGGTCGGGCTCGGGTGGTCGACGCCCGCGGCCGGCCTGCTCGTCGGGGCGTCCCAGTTCGTCGGGGCGATCGGGCGGATCCTGGTGGGCGGGTGGAGCGACCGCGTGGGCTCCCGGGTCGGGCCGCTGCGAATCGTGGCGGTCAGCGCGGCGGTCGTGATGGCGGTGCTGGCGGCGGTGGACGCCACCCACCTGGCCGGGGCGGCGGTGTTCCTCGTGGTGGCGACGAGCGTCACGGTCGCGGACAACGGGCTGGCGTACACCTCGGTGGCCGAGGCAGCGGGGCCGTTCTGGTCGGGTCGGGCGCTGGGCGCGCAGAACACCGGGCAGTTCCTGGCGGCGAGCGCCGTGGGTCCGGGCATCGGGGCCCTGGTCGGGGCACTCGGCTTCGCGGCGTCGTTCGGCATCGTGGCGGTGTTGCCCCTGCTGGCGCTGCCCCTGGTCCCCCGCGCCGATCGCTCCCACGACTGA
- a CDS encoding GntR family transcriptional regulator yields MTEPIDETPVSQTAQLYDNLRAAILTLDIAPGERISERGLEARFHASRTPVRAALSRLEREGLILHEGRSWTVTPIDLDEIASLAELRGVLEPAAARLAVERATEDQLAEVRAHLDGLRPTPDQQSGIRMGSTFHLDLAQLGGNRFITDAITDALTRLERTRWIEVRTPEARDAAWDEHSAILDAVRAGDADHAATLLAAHVAGTNDRLLAFIAQERRRLRGAGMTIIGATER; encoded by the coding sequence GTGACCGAACCGATCGACGAGACGCCGGTGTCGCAGACTGCCCAGCTCTACGACAACCTGCGCGCCGCGATCCTGACCCTCGACATCGCACCGGGTGAACGCATTTCCGAGCGGGGTCTCGAGGCACGGTTCCACGCCTCGCGCACCCCGGTGCGTGCGGCGCTGTCACGGCTCGAGCGCGAGGGGCTCATCCTGCACGAGGGCCGTTCGTGGACGGTCACCCCGATCGACCTCGACGAGATCGCGTCGCTCGCGGAACTGCGCGGCGTGCTGGAGCCCGCCGCAGCACGTCTGGCGGTGGAGCGCGCGACCGAGGACCAGCTCGCCGAGGTCCGCGCGCACCTGGACGGGCTCCGCCCCACACCCGACCAGCAGTCCGGCATCCGGATGGGCTCGACGTTCCACCTCGACCTGGCCCAACTCGGCGGCAACCGGTTCATCACCGACGCCATCACCGACGCCCTGACCCGGCTCGAGCGCACGCGGTGGATCGAGGTCCGCACGCCCGAGGCCCGCGACGCGGCGTGGGACGAGCACAGCGCGATCCTCGACGCCGTCCGCGCTGGGGATGCCGACCACGCCGCGACGCTGCTCGCCGCGCACGTGGCCGGCACCAACGACCGGTTGCTCGCCTTCATCGCGCAGGAGCGCCGCCGCCTGCGGGGAGCCGGCATGACGATCATCGGCGCGACCGAGCGATGA
- a CDS encoding LacI family DNA-binding transcriptional regulator yields the protein MAEQRTAPPTVYDVAAAAGVSIATVSRVLRTPDAVREGTRDRVQAAIRSLGYVPSGNARALAGKRTGVVGLLLPGFDVVADERPGLVTDGGVRVVDDRRHVTQPFASNLYFDEVLRGAETEAWQRGLALMVAAGRGPSRDVIVNDVAGRVDGLAVLARTVPDELLEHVARRIPVVVLADDRRSHGFDSVSVDNAAGMRTVASHVIGRLGIRSVAYVAGPVDSPDDIERATGFAAALADHGVDPASVRTLHGDFGRARARDLAVGLVADGAPRAIVCSNDQSALGVLDAVRAAGLRVPEDVVVTGFDGIDAGRFSAPPLTTVHQPMGALGRAAVEAIVDRLDDPVGPPRSVRLPVEVLLRESCPPAL from the coding sequence TTGGCCGAGCAGCGCACGGCACCTCCCACGGTCTACGACGTCGCCGCTGCGGCCGGCGTCTCGATCGCCACCGTCTCCCGCGTGCTGCGCACCCCCGATGCCGTCCGCGAGGGCACCCGCGACCGGGTGCAGGCCGCGATCCGCAGCCTCGGGTACGTCCCCTCCGGCAACGCCCGGGCACTCGCGGGCAAGCGCACCGGCGTGGTCGGCCTGCTGCTGCCCGGGTTCGACGTCGTCGCGGACGAGCGCCCCGGACTCGTGACCGACGGCGGGGTCCGCGTGGTCGACGACCGCCGGCACGTCACGCAGCCGTTCGCGTCGAACCTGTACTTCGACGAGGTCCTGCGGGGCGCGGAGACCGAGGCGTGGCAGCGCGGCCTGGCGCTCATGGTCGCCGCCGGGCGGGGTCCCTCGCGCGACGTCATCGTGAACGACGTCGCCGGACGCGTCGACGGCCTCGCGGTGCTGGCGCGGACGGTGCCGGACGAGCTCCTCGAACACGTGGCCCGGCGGATCCCGGTGGTGGTCCTGGCGGACGACCGGCGCTCGCACGGCTTCGACTCGGTCAGCGTGGACAACGCGGCTGGGATGCGGACCGTGGCGTCGCACGTCATCGGACGACTCGGGATCCGATCGGTCGCCTACGTCGCCGGGCCGGTCGACTCGCCCGACGACATCGAGCGGGCGACGGGCTTCGCGGCGGCACTGGCAGACCACGGGGTCGACCCAGCGTCGGTGCGGACGCTGCACGGGGACTTCGGGCGGGCACGGGCGCGGGACCTGGCGGTGGGACTGGTGGCCGACGGGGCGCCGCGGGCGATCGTCTGCTCGAACGACCAGTCGGCGCTGGGGGTGCTCGACGCGGTCCGGGCGGCGGGACTCCGCGTTCCGGAGGACGTGGTGGTGACGGGGTTCGACGGCATCGACGCCGGGCGGTTCTCGGCGCCGCCGCTGACGACCGTGCACCAGCCGATGGGGGCGCTCGGCCGCGCTGCGGTCGAGGCGATCGTCGACCGCTTGGACGACCCGGTCGGGCCGCCGCGGTCGGTCCGCCTGCCCGTCGAGGTCCTGCTGCGTGAGAGTTGCCCGCCGGCGCTGTAG